In a genomic window of Cytobacillus sp. FSL H8-0458:
- a CDS encoding biotin transporter BioY yields the protein MKTGLRTIDLTLAGMFVALMAVGANITSFVPFLVIGGVPITLQTFFAILAGAILGSRLGAITIAVYAFVGLAGAPVFSKFGGGFASLLNPTFGFILSFILTAYVTGKIIEKKKSVPVYVTAALIGMAINYVFGTNWMYLAYKLWFTAPQGFTYQMAWLWMAVPLPKDIILSVFAGLMAYRLEHRVFARSHFRKMNRAA from the coding sequence ATGAAGACAGGTTTGAGGACAATTGATTTAACATTGGCTGGAATGTTTGTTGCCCTGATGGCGGTTGGGGCAAACATCACTTCATTTGTTCCATTTTTGGTTATCGGAGGAGTACCAATTACTTTACAGACCTTTTTTGCCATTTTGGCAGGGGCTATTTTAGGAAGCCGATTGGGAGCTATTACAATAGCTGTCTATGCTTTCGTTGGGCTTGCAGGCGCCCCGGTCTTTTCAAAATTCGGCGGCGGTTTTGCATCATTACTAAATCCGACTTTCGGTTTTATCCTTTCATTTATTCTAACAGCCTATGTCACAGGAAAAATTATTGAAAAGAAAAAATCAGTTCCGGTGTATGTTACTGCTGCTCTAATCGGAATGGCGATTAATTATGTATTCGGGACAAATTGGATGTACCTGGCTTATAAACTCTGGTTTACGGCACCCCAAGGATTTACCTATCAAATGGCATGGCTATGGATGGCAGTCCCTCTTCCAAAGGATATCATTCTCTCTGTTTTTGCCGGGTTAATGGCATATCGACTGGAGCATAGAGTATTTGCCCGCAGTCATTTCAGAAAGATGAACCGTGCAGCTTAA
- a CDS encoding M28 family metallopeptidase, whose amino-acid sequence MSRKNRKSARILAVALAASLAYGSVGYAAPVSTENGNSSHSQDQKIIARVNAERAIGHVRYLSEEIGTRPGGLENEKKSAQYIANTLKSYGYDVEFQYFPVADQYIGSVAFGDGTVWEMGAAPNGAISEAPVHAEVIFVENENFQGAEGKVVLLARADTTAGYREQVEKAVEAGAAGVILQSLVGSRGNYGQTFNPNLTAKYDIPVFGASYIHGEWLKEQMEQGAVELSLTAKHYKDLKSVNVIATKEAKSKDKDTKEVILGAHHDSVVGAPGANDNASGVGLMLELARVYKGYNTDKTLKFIAFGSEERGLLGARYYVDQLTETQKDQIEAVFVPDMVATNYDKATNLYAMTPDGSQNIVTSSTGEAGARLGNSDILPGKFGSSDHVPFHNAGIPAALFIWMGIDSWDPLVYHIEKVYHTPQDTIEDNISEERMQSALDIIGSGLFDVVRKKTKGNN is encoded by the coding sequence ATGTCAAGAAAAAACCGAAAATCCGCCAGGATACTCGCAGTAGCTCTAGCAGCTTCATTAGCTTATGGGTCAGTCGGGTATGCTGCCCCGGTAAGTACTGAAAACGGAAACTCATCTCACTCGCAGGATCAGAAGATTATTGCCAGAGTTAATGCTGAACGTGCTATTGGCCACGTAAGGTATTTATCAGAAGAAATTGGGACAAGACCGGGCGGATTAGAAAATGAAAAGAAGTCTGCACAGTATATTGCAAATACACTTAAGAGTTATGGTTATGATGTCGAATTTCAATACTTTCCTGTTGCAGATCAATACATAGGCAGTGTTGCATTTGGAGACGGAACTGTTTGGGAAATGGGTGCTGCCCCGAATGGAGCAATCAGCGAAGCACCAGTTCATGCTGAAGTGATCTTTGTGGAAAATGAAAATTTCCAGGGAGCCGAAGGTAAAGTTGTACTGCTGGCTCGCGCAGATACTACAGCCGGATACCGTGAGCAGGTAGAAAAAGCAGTCGAGGCAGGAGCAGCAGGTGTAATTCTGCAAAGCCTCGTTGGAAGCCGCGGCAATTACGGACAAACTTTTAATCCCAACCTTACTGCGAAATATGATATTCCGGTTTTCGGGGCTTCCTATATTCATGGTGAGTGGCTTAAGGAACAAATGGAGCAAGGTGCAGTTGAGCTCTCCCTGACAGCAAAACATTATAAAGATCTTAAATCGGTAAATGTAATTGCTACAAAAGAAGCTAAATCAAAAGATAAAGATACAAAAGAGGTTATACTTGGCGCCCATCATGATAGTGTAGTGGGTGCTCCTGGTGCGAATGATAATGCTTCCGGGGTAGGGTTAATGCTTGAGCTAGCCAGAGTTTATAAAGGTTATAATACAGACAAAACCCTCAAATTCATTGCATTTGGATCTGAGGAACGCGGACTTTTAGGAGCAAGATATTATGTAGATCAGTTAACAGAGACACAAAAAGATCAGATAGAGGCTGTTTTTGTTCCTGATATGGTTGCTACAAATTATGACAAGGCGACAAACCTATATGCCATGACACCAGACGGCAGCCAAAACATTGTAACTTCTTCAACTGGTGAAGCTGGTGCACGCTTAGGCAATTCGGACATTCTCCCAGGCAAATTCGGATCGAGTGACCATGTTCCTTTTCATAATGCCGGCATTCCTGCGGCCCTTTTTATCTGGATGGGCATAGACAGCTGGGATCCGCTTGTTTATCATATTGAAAAAGTATACCATACACCTCAGGATACAATTGAAGATAATATCTCTGAAGAAAGAATGCAATCAGCACTTGATATTATTGGTTCCGGACTTTTTGATGTGGTTCGAAAAAAAACAAAGGGCAATAATTAA